A window of the Pedobacter frigiditerrae genome harbors these coding sequences:
- a CDS encoding quinol:cytochrome C oxidoreductase, with amino-acid sequence MGTHHYNLSEQFEFTGKVKALSIIGILVGIGAIAYGFMGDEVSHERTFANLLLMAYYFACVCMSGAFFLAVQFVAQAGWSASILRVPQAMAKTLPIAVIILLVVVGLGLYTHNLYHHWNAPGLTDPNSPHYDKLIDGKSAFLNVPFFMGRQVVFLGAYSLFAYFVTKWSYNEDLNGGLTSYQKSFKYSCIFLVIYGFTTPIFAFDTIMSLEAHWFSTMFGWYNFAAMWVSSLATIAVIIILLRKAGYMSWVNNSHLHNLGQFIFGFSIFWTYVWFAQFLLIYYANMSEETVYFYKRFNNYEAWFYINLIMNFLSPLLLLMDRDNKRSENVLLAVCIVVLCGHWVDYYQMIMPGVFEFGTKDGAGFGIIEIGTALGFVGLFTFTVLTALSKKPLIAKNHPFLQESLNHHL; translated from the coding sequence ATGGGAACTCATCATTATAATTTAAGTGAACAATTTGAGTTTACAGGAAAGGTTAAAGCCTTAAGCATTATCGGTATCCTTGTGGGTATTGGTGCTATTGCTTATGGTTTTATGGGAGATGAAGTAAGTCACGAACGTACTTTTGCCAACCTGTTACTTATGGCATATTATTTTGCCTGTGTATGTATGTCTGGAGCTTTCTTCTTAGCTGTTCAATTCGTTGCACAAGCAGGATGGTCTGCCTCTATTCTTCGCGTACCTCAAGCAATGGCTAAAACTTTGCCAATTGCTGTAATCATTTTATTGGTTGTTGTAGGCTTAGGCTTGTACACTCATAACTTGTATCATCACTGGAATGCACCAGGATTAACTGACCCTAATTCTCCACATTACGACAAGTTAATCGATGGTAAATCTGCATTTTTAAATGTGCCATTCTTTATGGGAAGACAAGTAGTTTTCTTAGGTGCATATAGCTTATTTGCTTATTTTGTTACTAAATGGTCTTATAATGAAGACTTAAATGGAGGATTAACTTCTTACCAAAAGAGCTTTAAATACTCATGTATATTCTTAGTTATCTACGGATTTACTACGCCGATATTTGCATTCGATACGATCATGTCACTAGAAGCTCACTGGTTCTCAACCATGTTTGGTTGGTATAACTTCGCTGCAATGTGGGTAAGTAGTTTAGCTACAATTGCTGTAATCATTATCTTGTTAAGAAAAGCTGGTTATATGAGTTGGGTTAATAATAGCCACTTGCACAACTTAGGACAGTTTATCTTTGGTTTCTCTATTTTCTGGACTTATGTATGGTTTGCTCAATTCTTATTGATTTACTATGCAAACATGTCTGAAGAGACTGTATATTTCTACAAACGTTTCAATAACTACGAAGCTTGGTTCTATATTAACTTAATCATGAACTTCTTATCACCATTATTATTGTTAATGGATCGTGACAATAAGCGAAGTGAGAATGTTTTATTGGCAGTATGTATTGTTGTTCTTTGTGGTCACTGGGTAGATTATTACCAAATGATCATGCCAGGTGTATTTGAGTTTGGGACTAAAGATGGTGCTGGTTTCGGTATCATTGAAATTGGAACTGCTTTAGGGTTTGTTGGTTTGTTTACGTTTACTGTATTAACTGCTTTAAGCAAAAAACCATTGATTGCTAAAAATCATCCGTTTTTACAAGAAAGTTTAAACCACCATTTGTAA
- a CDS encoding cytochrome c has protein sequence MNKKYIVYATLIVLVSVVMLSACSDKRSTGLEYARNMYDPIAYNQDQPNKNFANGATAQTPPANTDPIGFVKYELANTKEGYEASAALVNPLQLTERNLVEGKHFYTVFCSPCHGEKGDGQGHIVKLDKGISGVPSYHAADAVSSRGGVMNTMPAGKIYHTIMYGLNAMGSHASQLTPTERWKVVMYVQQLQKIK, from the coding sequence ATGAATAAGAAATATATAGTTTACGCTACATTAATCGTACTTGTTTCTGTTGTTATGCTTTCGGCATGCAGCGATAAAAGAAGTACTGGTTTAGAGTACGCAAGAAATATGTATGATCCGATTGCTTATAATCAAGATCAACCAAACAAAAACTTTGCAAACGGAGCAACGGCTCAAACTCCACCAGCTAACACAGATCCAATTGGGTTTGTGAAATATGAACTGGCTAATACTAAAGAAGGTTATGAAGCTTCTGCAGCGTTAGTTAATCCACTACAATTAACAGAGCGTAATTTAGTAGAAGGCAAGCACTTCTATACTGTATTCTGTTCTCCCTGCCATGGAGAGAAAGGTGATGGTCAAGGTCATATCGTAAAATTGGATAAAGGTATTTCTGGAGTTCCATCTTACCACGCTGCTGATGCAGTATCGTCTCGTGGTGGAGTAATGAACACTATGCCAGCTGGAAAAATCTATCATACTATTATGTATGGTTTAAATGCAATGGGATCTCATGCTTCACAACTAACTCCAACTGAAAGATGGAAAGTGGTGATGTATGTTCAACAATTACAAAAAATAAAATAA
- a CDS encoding DUF3341 domain-containing protein translates to MSNIKYILGSFGDPDEMMHGIDKLQENNIKIHDVYTPMPIHGIEAKLGVKRSRLDIAAFFFGITGTITMLSCVFLATTVDWPINIGGKTHFALPDFIPITFELTILFCAFGLVGSYYASTHLFPGRAPRVMDLRATNDRFIIAIDAKENAEHAKIDELLKGAGALEVKHNERKYISYE, encoded by the coding sequence ATGAGTAATATCAAATATATTTTAGGCAGTTTTGGTGATCCTGACGAGATGATGCATGGCATCGATAAGTTACAGGAGAACAACATCAAAATACATGATGTATATACGCCTATGCCTATTCACGGCATCGAAGCAAAATTGGGAGTTAAAAGATCTAGATTAGATATAGCCGCATTCTTTTTCGGAATTACCGGAACAATAACAATGTTAAGCTGTGTTTTTCTAGCAACAACTGTAGATTGGCCAATTAACATTGGTGGTAAAACCCACTTTGCATTACCAGATTTTATTCCAATTACTTTTGAGTTAACTATTCTATTTTGTGCTTTTGGCCTTGTAGGATCGTACTATGCATCAACCCACTTGTTTCCGGGAAGAGCACCAAGAGTGATGGATTTGCGTGCAACAAACGATCGTTTTATCATCGCTATTGATGCTAAGGAAAATGCGGAACACGCAAAAATTGACGAACTATTAAAAGGCGCAGGTGCTTTAGAAGTAAAGCATAATGAAAGGAAGTATATCAGTTATGAATAA
- the cyoE gene encoding heme o synthase, translating to MKQFFSDFSKLIKFRLTFLVVFSASVTFLIGSKIQIDRGIAAGINWDNWLILIVGGFLVTGAANCFNEIIEVDLDKLMTRTKDRPMPAGRMTTGQGLVLGLIMGIAGTWLLGKLNLETGLISVFSILLYAFAYTPLKQKSPISVFVGAIPGALPPLIGYIAAIGGQSEIGYVPVDYQIAIILFLIQFVWQFPHFWAIAWVLDDDYKKAGFRLLPTKKRDKTSAVFTFVSTLILIPVSLLPTFLGFGGYYIAGVSIIAGLLFSYFAYQMMIKMDLPSARKVMFCSFFYIPLVQLVLLFDLIV from the coding sequence TTGAAACAGTTTTTTTCAGACTTCTCGAAATTGATCAAATTCAGACTAACATTTTTAGTCGTGTTTTCTGCTTCAGTTACTTTTTTAATTGGATCTAAAATACAGATTGACAGAGGAATCGCAGCTGGAATTAACTGGGATAATTGGTTGATATTAATTGTAGGGGGATTTTTAGTTACTGGTGCAGCTAACTGTTTTAACGAAATCATTGAAGTAGATTTAGATAAATTGATGACCAGAACCAAAGACCGTCCGATGCCAGCTGGTAGAATGACGACTGGTCAGGGCTTGGTTTTGGGATTGATTATGGGCATTGCAGGTACTTGGTTACTAGGTAAACTTAATTTAGAAACAGGGCTTATTTCTGTGTTTTCTATTTTACTTTATGCTTTTGCATATACCCCATTAAAGCAAAAATCCCCAATTTCGGTTTTTGTAGGCGCAATTCCAGGTGCTCTACCTCCGCTTATTGGTTACATTGCTGCTATTGGCGGCCAGTCTGAAATTGGTTATGTACCTGTAGATTATCAAATAGCAATTATTTTATTCCTGATACAATTTGTTTGGCAGTTTCCTCATTTTTGGGCCATTGCTTGGGTATTGGATGATGACTATAAAAAGGCAGGATTTAGGTTATTACCTACTAAAAAAAGAGATAAAACGAGTGCTGTATTTACATTTGTCAGTACACTGATTTTAATACCTGTAAGTTTATTGCCAACATTTTTGGGTTTTGGTGGATATTATATAGCAGGAGTATCAATAATAGCAGGTTTGCTATTTAGTTATTTTGCTTACCAGATGATGATAAAGATGGATTTGCCAAGTGCTAGAAAAGTGATGTTCTGTTCTTTCTTTTACATCCCTTTGGTACAATTGGTTTTATTATTTGATTTAATTGTTTAA
- a CDS encoding cbb3-type cytochrome c oxidase subunit I: MSTISLQDTHHHDSHDDHGHHHETFLTKYVFSQDHKMIAKQFLITGIIMAVIAMGLSILFRLQLAWPDKSFPLLETFLGKWAEGGRIKPDFYLALVTIHGTIMVFFVLTAGLSGTFSNLLIPLQVGARDMASPFLNMLSYWFFFSACVIMMASFFIQTGPASAGWTIYPPLSAVPTAIPGSGMGMTLWLVSMVLFVASSLMGGINYVTTVLNMRTKGMDLWKMPLTIWAFFLTAILGILSFPVLVAGVVLLIFDRSFGTSFYLSDIVMGTQVLPNEGGSPILWQHLFWFLGHPEVYIVIMPALGISSEIISVNSRKPIFGYHAMIYSLIGITTLSFIVWGHHMFVTGMNPLLGGVFMITTLIIAVPSAVKTFNYLATLWRGNIRFTPAMLFAIGLVSFFISGGLTGIFLGNAALDINLHDTYFVVAHFHLVMGSAAIFGMLAGVYHWFPKMFGKMMNAKLGYLHFWLTFICAYLVFFPLHFLGLDGVPRRYYAFTEFEFMNKWLTVNVFVTWAAIVAALAQVAFLFNFFYSIFKGKKAPQNPWEANTLEWTTPVEHLHGNWPGEIPTVYRWPYDYSKPGAEQDFIPQTVPFSQTMSSNLPHDFEGNAEAEKVQKDWEAVNKPTQEEAE, encoded by the coding sequence ATGTCAACTATATCACTACAAGATACACACCACCACGATAGTCACGATGATCACGGTCATCACCACGAAACGTTCTTAACTAAATACGTATTTAGTCAGGATCACAAAATGATTGCTAAACAGTTTTTAATAACTGGTATCATAATGGCAGTTATTGCAATGGGATTATCTATATTATTTAGACTTCAATTGGCTTGGCCAGATAAAAGTTTCCCTCTTTTAGAAACATTTTTAGGCAAATGGGCTGAAGGTGGTAGAATTAAACCAGACTTTTATTTAGCCTTAGTAACGATTCACGGTACCATCATGGTATTCTTTGTGTTAACAGCAGGGTTAAGTGGTACTTTTAGTAACTTGTTAATACCCTTGCAAGTAGGAGCTAGAGATATGGCTTCACCATTTTTGAATATGCTTTCTTACTGGTTCTTCTTCAGTGCTTGTGTAATCATGATGGCTTCATTCTTTATACAAACGGGTCCTGCAAGTGCGGGTTGGACAATTTATCCACCACTATCAGCTGTTCCTACTGCAATTCCGGGTTCTGGAATGGGTATGACGCTATGGTTAGTTAGCATGGTATTGTTTGTAGCATCATCATTAATGGGTGGTATCAACTACGTTACTACAGTATTAAACATGCGTACTAAAGGTATGGATCTTTGGAAAATGCCTTTAACAATCTGGGCATTCTTTTTAACAGCTATCTTAGGTATTTTATCATTCCCAGTATTAGTTGCTGGTGTTGTGTTATTAATCTTCGACCGTAGTTTCGGTACAAGTTTCTACTTATCAGATATCGTAATGGGTACTCAAGTACTTCCAAACGAGGGTGGTTCTCCAATTTTATGGCAACATTTATTTTGGTTCTTAGGTCACCCTGAGGTATATATTGTAATCATGCCAGCTTTGGGTATTTCATCTGAGATTATCTCGGTAAACTCAAGGAAACCAATCTTTGGTTACCATGCGATGATTTATTCATTGATTGGTATTACAACTTTATCATTCATCGTTTGGGGTCACCATATGTTTGTTACAGGTATGAATCCTTTACTAGGTGGTGTATTCATGATCACAACCTTGATTATCGCGGTTCCTTCAGCTGTTAAGACCTTTAACTACTTAGCTACTTTATGGAGAGGTAATATTAGATTTACACCAGCAATGTTATTTGCTATTGGTTTAGTTTCATTCTTTATCTCAGGTGGTTTAACTGGTATTTTCTTAGGTAATGCTGCATTAGATATTAACTTACACGATACTTACTTTGTAGTTGCCCACTTCCACTTGGTAATGGGTTCAGCAGCGATTTTTGGTATGCTTGCAGGTGTTTATCACTGGTTCCCTAAAATGTTTGGAAAAATGATGAATGCCAAATTGGGTTATTTACATTTTTGGTTAACATTTATCTGTGCCTACTTGGTATTCTTCCCGCTACACTTTTTAGGTTTAGATGGTGTGCCTCGTCGTTACTATGCGTTTACAGAGTTTGAATTCATGAACAAATGGTTAACAGTTAACGTATTTGTAACTTGGGCTGCAATTGTTGCTGCTTTAGCACAAGTAGCTTTCTTGTTTAACTTTTTCTATTCGATATTTAAAGGCAAAAAAGCACCTCAAAATCCTTGGGAAGCTAATACTTTAGAATGGACTACACCTGTAGAACATTTACATGGAAACTGGCCAGGAGAAATCCCAACAGTATATCGTTGGCCATATGATTATAGCAAGCCAGGTGCAGAACAAGATTTCATTCCGCAAACAGTTCCTTTCTCTCAAACAATGAGTTCTAATTTACCTCATGACTTTGAAGGAAACGCTGAAGCAGAAAAAGTTCAAAAAGATTGGGAAGCTGTTAATAAGCCAACTCAAGAAGAAGCAGAATAA
- the nrfD gene encoding NrfD/PsrC family molybdoenzyme membrane anchor subunit, translating to MSGHNESILREPLITGKNITYAQMTDEILLPVENKPNRAWWIGFIVALCGATLWVVAVSYTFWFGIGAWGLNKTVGWAWDITGFVWWVGIGHAGTLISAVLLLFRQNWRNSINRSAEAMTIFAVICAATYVVSHMGRPWLAYWVLPLPNQFGSLWVNFNSPLVWDMFAISTYFSVSLLFWYTGLLPDIATIRDRAAGVRKKVYTILSFGWNGNVKTWQRFEAVSLILAGISTPLVLSVHTIVSMDFATSVIPGWHTTIFPPYFVAGAIFSGFAMVLTLLLVVRKVLGLENYITMFHIESMNKIIILTGSIVGVAYLTEFFIAWYSGSEYEQYAFINRSTGPFWWAYWMMMTCNVISPQLLWFKKIRTNIAATWILSIVVNIGMWFERFVIIVTSLHRDYLPSSWTDFTPTWVDVSVFVGSIGVFFTLFLLFLRVLPSIAIAEVKLLLKSASEQAKKELIEEGHLDKEQVADYVESLEKFDSVNLEDYAKK from the coding sequence ATGTCAGGACATAACGAATCAATTTTAAGAGAACCATTAATTACTGGTAAAAACATCACGTACGCACAAATGACGGATGAAATTTTACTGCCAGTAGAAAACAAGCCGAACAGGGCTTGGTGGATTGGATTCATAGTAGCACTTTGTGGTGCAACACTTTGGGTAGTTGCAGTAAGTTATACCTTCTGGTTCGGTATCGGAGCATGGGGATTAAATAAAACAGTGGGTTGGGCTTGGGATATTACCGGTTTCGTATGGTGGGTAGGTATTGGTCACGCAGGAACACTAATCTCTGCTGTATTATTGCTCTTCCGTCAGAATTGGCGTAACTCAATTAACCGTTCAGCAGAGGCGATGACCATTTTCGCCGTTATCTGTGCCGCAACTTACGTAGTATCTCACATGGGTAGACCATGGTTGGCTTATTGGGTATTACCATTGCCAAATCAATTCGGTTCACTTTGGGTTAACTTTAACTCTCCATTGGTATGGGATATGTTTGCAATCTCAACCTATTTCTCTGTATCATTATTATTCTGGTACACAGGTTTATTACCAGATATTGCAACAATTAGAGATAGAGCTGCAGGTGTACGTAAAAAAGTTTATACTATTCTTTCTTTCGGATGGAATGGTAACGTTAAAACTTGGCAACGTTTTGAAGCAGTATCATTAATTTTAGCAGGTATTTCAACTCCACTGGTACTTTCGGTGCACACTATTGTATCAATGGACTTTGCAACCTCGGTAATTCCGGGATGGCATACAACCATTTTCCCTCCATATTTTGTGGCAGGTGCAATTTTCTCAGGCTTTGCGATGGTATTAACCTTATTATTGGTTGTACGTAAAGTATTAGGTCTAGAGAATTATATTACCATGTTCCACATCGAATCGATGAATAAAATTATCATCTTAACAGGTTCAATTGTAGGTGTGGCTTATTTAACCGAGTTCTTTATCGCTTGGTATTCTGGTTCAGAATATGAGCAATATGCTTTCATTAATCGTTCAACAGGGCCATTCTGGTGGGCTTATTGGATGATGATGACATGTAACGTAATCTCTCCACAACTTTTATGGTTCAAGAAAATCCGTACAAATATTGCAGCTACCTGGATTTTATCAATCGTAGTAAACATCGGTATGTGGTTCGAGCGTTTTGTAATTATCGTAACCTCATTACACCGTGATTATTTGCCATCAAGCTGGACAGACTTTACGCCAACTTGGGTTGACGTGAGTGTATTTGTTGGTTCAATTGGTGTATTCTTTACTTTGTTCTTATTATTCTTAAGGGTATTACCATCTATCGCAATTGCAGAGGTAAAATTATTATTAAAGAGTGCAAGTGAGCAAGCTAAGAAAGAATTGATTGAAGAAGGACACTTAGATAAAGAGCAAGTTGCAGACTATGTAGAGTCTTTAGAAAAGTTTGATAGTGTTAACCTAGAAGATTACGCAAAAAAATAA
- a CDS encoding cytochrome c oxidase subunit II: MSLKKLIGNKTMAALAVLITVFANTSAFAQEAAAAATAKPVDMGPIYKSTLFYILLFLLLCLFIAIVGKALRVYELTQETQGKQSINWDKVNGILFAVFLVVGLYGVYWEYTVHGDMLLPEAASEHGEKIDQMFNITLIITTIVFILTHIALFAFAYFYKSDSKRKAYYYPHNNLIEKIWTFVPAVVLTVLVLMGFLTWRSIFYKIEDPKNKPLSIEVTSSQFQWDIRYPGADGIVGKKSYKKITAINALGIDFADKNSLDDQIGDEIVLPVNKAVRFILTSKDVLHSFYMPHFRVQLNTVPGMTSYFEFTPTITTEQMKVKTNDPSFKYLLLCAKICGTNHYNMQKPVRVVTQAEYDAWVIKQTPYLTNDLRKAFNLPVIAEPVAAPAKADTTAKDTVKTNQIALKK; encoded by the coding sequence ATGAGTTTAAAAAAATTAATAGGTAATAAAACAATGGCGGCTTTAGCAGTATTAATTACTGTGTTTGCAAATACCAGTGCTTTCGCTCAAGAAGCAGCCGCTGCCGCTACGGCTAAACCAGTAGATATGGGACCGATCTATAAATCGACCTTATTCTATATATTGCTGTTCTTGTTGTTGTGTTTGTTCATTGCAATAGTTGGTAAGGCATTAAGAGTTTATGAATTAACGCAAGAAACCCAAGGCAAACAATCAATTAACTGGGACAAAGTTAATGGAATACTTTTCGCCGTATTTTTAGTAGTAGGTTTATACGGTGTATATTGGGAATATACAGTGCATGGTGATATGCTTTTACCTGAGGCAGCATCAGAACATGGCGAGAAGATTGATCAAATGTTTAACATCACATTGATTATTACAACTATTGTATTTATTTTAACTCACATTGCATTATTTGCTTTTGCATATTTCTACAAAAGTGATTCAAAAAGAAAAGCTTATTACTACCCTCATAATAATTTAATTGAAAAAATCTGGACATTTGTTCCTGCTGTTGTATTGACAGTATTGGTATTAATGGGTTTCTTAACATGGAGATCAATATTCTATAAAATTGAAGATCCAAAAAACAAACCTTTAAGCATTGAAGTAACTTCTTCTCAATTCCAATGGGACATTCGCTATCCTGGAGCTGATGGTATTGTAGGTAAAAAGAGCTACAAAAAAATAACAGCTATTAACGCTTTAGGTATTGATTTTGCAGATAAGAACAGTTTGGATGATCAAATTGGTGATGAGATTGTTTTACCAGTGAATAAGGCAGTACGTTTTATTCTAACTAGTAAAGATGTATTACATAGTTTTTACATGCCTCATTTTAGAGTGCAATTAAATACTGTTCCAGGTATGACTTCTTATTTCGAATTCACGCCAACCATCACTACAGAACAAATGAAGGTTAAAACAAACGACCCTAGTTTTAAATATTTATTGCTTTGTGCTAAAATTTGCGGAACAAACCACTATAATATGCAGAAACCTGTAAGAGTTGTTACTCAAGCAGAGTATGATGCTTGGGTTATTAAACAAACCCCTTACCTAACAAATGATTTAAGAAAAGCATTTAATCTTCCTGTAATTGCTGAACCAGTTGCAGCACCAGCAAAAGCTGATACAACTGCAAAGGATACTGTAAAAACAAATCAAATCGCTTTAAAAAAATAA
- a CDS encoding COX15/CtaA family protein, whose amino-acid sequence MIAKSENRFIRLNFITIIVTLLVILAGGIVRSTGSGMGCPDWPKCFDQYIPPTSVKDLPADYKEKYVAGRIKKNEKFAKYLESMGKTELANSIRHDQSIIVPEEFNPAKTWTEYANRLVGAILGIFLILVAIYSFVYKKTAKRIVVLSLLNILIVGYQGWLGSIVVSTNLTQWVVTVHMLLALVILAILIYTYNYAKQLHKERSVIMYRILWLKGFLAFTIIITIGQIVLGTEVRESIDTIAKSLNFGARNTWVNRVGSVFSWHRDLAILVAVCNFIVYKMVIDRFSGKAWPLMTANYIMVILIIQIAAGFILSYLSLPPYAQAIHILFATILFSLQYYLYLLVYRTATYKPSR is encoded by the coding sequence ATGATTGCTAAATCTGAAAATAGATTTATAAGATTAAACTTCATTACTATTATTGTAACGCTACTGGTTATTTTGGCTGGTGGTATAGTTCGCAGTACTGGTTCTGGAATGGGATGTCCTGATTGGCCTAAATGTTTTGATCAATATATACCACCAACTTCGGTTAAAGATTTACCAGCTGATTATAAAGAGAAATATGTTGCGGGTAGAATTAAAAAGAATGAAAAGTTTGCTAAATACTTAGAAAGTATGGGCAAAACTGAGTTGGCAAATAGCATTAGACACGATCAAAGCATTATTGTGCCAGAAGAATTTAATCCAGCTAAAACCTGGACTGAATATGCTAATAGGTTGGTGGGTGCAATTTTGGGTATATTTTTAATATTAGTAGCGATTTACTCTTTTGTTTATAAAAAGACAGCAAAGCGAATTGTAGTATTAAGTTTACTGAATATATTAATTGTGGGTTACCAAGGCTGGTTAGGTTCAATAGTGGTGTCTACTAATTTAACGCAATGGGTGGTAACAGTACACATGTTATTAGCTTTAGTTATTTTAGCAATATTGATATACACTTACAATTATGCTAAGCAATTGCATAAAGAAAGAAGTGTGATCATGTATCGTATTTTGTGGCTCAAAGGATTTTTAGCTTTTACAATAATTATTACCATTGGGCAAATAGTTTTAGGAACTGAAGTTAGAGAAAGCATAGATACAATTGCAAAATCTTTAAATTTTGGAGCAAGGAACACTTGGGTTAATAGAGTTGGTTCTGTTTTTTCATGGCATAGAGATTTAGCCATTTTGGTAGCGGTTTGTAATTTTATAGTTTATAAAATGGTGATTGATAGATTTAGCGGTAAAGCTTGGCCTTTAATGACGGCTAATTATATCATGGTTATTTTAATTATACAAATAGCTGCTGGGTTTATACTTTCTTATTTATCATTACCACCTTACGCACAAGCCATACATATTTTATTTGCAACCATATTATTTAGCCTACAATATTATTTATACTTATTAGTTTACCGTACGGCAACTTACAAACCTTCCCGATAG
- a CDS encoding cytochrome c oxidase subunit 3, which yields MELALQQQEIKFDAKAKKFVVWLFVVSSTIMFGGWTSYYIVFSASKGKGHGLVLPDAFIYSTAVLVASSITLYLASRALRNGNKASQQLFLWITLILGLVFGALQFDAWNTLKATGAFFINNNAAISMIYVLSLFHVFHIFAGICFILNSLVGSYKNIPTEKAVYRQEITSIFWHFIDILWIYLYVFLLLNS from the coding sequence ATGGAGCTTGCTTTGCAACAACAAGAGATAAAATTTGACGCTAAAGCCAAAAAGTTTGTGGTTTGGTTATTCGTTGTTTCATCAACTATTATGTTTGGTGGATGGACAAGTTATTACATCGTTTTCTCGGCCTCTAAAGGCAAGGGACATGGATTGGTATTGCCAGATGCATTTATTTATAGTACGGCAGTATTAGTAGCGAGCAGTATTACACTTTATTTGGCTTCAAGAGCACTTAGGAATGGTAATAAGGCAAGTCAACAATTATTTTTATGGATTACCTTAATACTAGGTCTTGTATTCGGGGCTCTGCAGTTTGACGCTTGGAATACACTTAAAGCAACGGGAGCGTTTTTTATCAATAACAACGCTGCTATTTCAATGATATATGTGTTATCATTATTTCATGTTTTTCACATATTTGCAGGGATTTGCTTCATATTAAATAGCTTGGTTGGTTCCTATAAGAACATTCCAACAGAGAAAGCGGTTTATCGTCAAGAAATTACTTCGATTTTTTGGCATTTTATAGATATATTATGGATATATCTGTATGTTTTTTTACTTTTGAACAGTTAG